In Juglans regia cultivar Chandler chromosome 13, Walnut 2.0, whole genome shotgun sequence, the DNA window ACCAAATGGGAGGGCTAACCAGGGCATGCCTCCAAAGAACTCATCAAACGAGGACTGATCACGGTCGCTGGAGATGAATATAATTTCAAAGGCTTTGTACTTTGCCTTTATCTCGTGGTACACTTCTATCAGCTTAGGCATGAATGCACGACATGGCGGGCACCAGAGAGCCGAGAAATACAGCAGAATGTTCTTCCCAACTAGCTCAGACACTGGGACCTAATAAAGGAATGAACAGAACATTAATTTGCAAGAATTCAATTGTACAATAACTCCCCTGATTTAGCAACCATCAGAAAATCTTGTaagcttaaaattaacaataagcATACCTTGGAACCACTTTTGTCAATCACAAAGTCGCTTTCCCCCAGAACCAAAACTGATTCCAGTGTCTGTGATTCGGATCTGGCCTTCTCAATCTCAGCAAGCTCAGCAACCTTACCTGGTGTGAAAGGATAGGCTTCAATACCATGTTCCTCAATGAGCTCAGCCACATTTGGATGTACAGTCTTCCCATCAGGCCCAATTATAACCACTGTGGGAAGGGTTTTCAACTCAAAGTAACGACGAAGCTTTTCGCAGGTCTTGTCCTTGAAGGGCACCGTCAACCATGGCATTGTTTTGAACCCCTCTTTGAAGTGTTCATCTTCATAGTCCAGAGGTATCAACacaatctcaaaattttcaccTCTCTCCTTGAGTTTCTTATAAACCTCAATAAGCTTCGGGGTAAATTCAAGGCCAGCCCCACGAGCTTGTATCGAAAAGTACAGGCCAACTGTTTTTCCTTCAAGCTCAGGTACAGCGATCTGTCAACAAATAGCATTAACAACTAGTAATTATTGCCATTCACATAGCTAGAACAGAGCAAAGATATCAATGTACTTGGCCAAAGGTGTACCTTATTTCCATCATTTGACTCCAAATAATCGCGGGAGCCAGAAATCAAAACAGAACTCAAGGACTGATTCTTCCTAGCCGCCTCCtcttcatctttcaaaaactgAATTTTTTCCGAAGTAAACGGATAACCATCCACTCCGTATTCCCTGACGATTCCGCACCCATCATTCGTCAAGACCTTCCCATTGGGATCAAGGATGACAAGGTGAGGGATGCCCCTCACTTTGAACAAGTTCTTAAGGCGTTTCTGGGTCTCCGAGTCAGTGAATGGAACAGCAAGCCAAGGCATTTTGGCGAAGTAGCCGTTGAATGATTCGTCATTTATATCAGAAGAAATGAAGACTACTTCAAAGTCACCTTTGGGCAACAACTCTTCGTAAACTTCCACTAACGTTGGGGTAAAATGGCAACACGGACCGCACCATGAGCCAGAGAAATACAACCCCACAGTCTTTCCGGACAAATTACTGATCTTAAGCtatgaaagggagagagagagagagaaaaaaaaagaatcaaagaccaatatgattaaaaaggaaaattttccaTGGAAAAAGCTGAGGAACGGCCAGGTGAGTATCTCATTTTCACTCTGGAAAAAGCTGAAGTAGGCGAAGATAGTAGAAAAATCATCTGATCCTAACTctttttctataatttgaaaTGGTAAACATTCTACAGCTCTGCTTCTTTCTATGCTATGAAAGGATCTCATAATCTGCGAGATAACAGTCATAAAATATGGTCTAATTATATACTTTTTGCTTGCCAAACAATCAAAATAATGAAATCAGGATAACATATTCATGAGAATCATACTTATGTTTTCTGAGAGGCGATCATGTTATATTACCTGGTCCCCATTGTTGCGGACGAGAAAATCCCTCTCCTCGAAGGAGAGAAGCGAAATCAGATCATGAGAATCGCAGTCGACTTCAACGTTAGCCATGCCTTTCTTGCTTTACTTTTCTGCTGGTTTTTGAAACTTTGTACTTCGTTTTGAGGACTATACTCCATATTATAGCCCAGCAAGAAGCATTTATAGTtgtctaaatttttaaacaataaatttagATAGCAGTTACTGTTTAAAAAtaatcactttatatatataatatggtattaTTTAGATTGGATGCTATCTCATTCGTCAAGGGTGACGTCACTCAAGACCACGTGAGACTTCGAGGCTAAGGAACTAGCTAAGGAGACGTTTCCAATGTTATCTGATCTCATTAAAGAGCGAAAATGACTTATCGATAAGATAATTCTATTAAGGAAAACACTATTCTCACAGAAGATTTCTACcgaaatcttttaccgaaaatttttttaattttttttaaaatttttttttttacttaatgattaagtaaatgtttttaaatgaatatatgatttttttttatttttaaaaaatatctaaatactttaaaaaaatggtgaaagaaaaagttaaaaaaataaaaaaaagagtttggaCTGTTCGGTAGAAAATTTCGTAGAAATTTTCTGTGGACGTAGCAACGTCCttctattaaaatgaatttatttttttttttttttttatattgtacctcatatattataaaaagagGCTCTACGGCCATCATTCCCAGCTTCCGCGAGAAGTTATCGTTagtgttatattaaaaaaataataatttttttatatatattttttaatatttttaaatatttaaaaatacataatattatttaaaaatgtttttttaatgtaacaatataatattttttaaaaatattttttaatgtaaaaatatattttaaaaatatgggtTGAGTTAAAAATcttattatcatataaaaacaagaaatatattataaaaatagataatgcTAGGATACATATCAAACGTGCATCTCAAATATGCACAttagtataaataattttttttttatttttttaaattattttttaaacattcttaatgaaaaaattaaaaaaatatattaatagtcgcTTCTTAAatcataagaaaatataaaaatatatgaattgacACATTTAGTAGGCAAATTTAAGAGTCATAAGATTATTTTCCTATAAACAAAAGGCTTCAATTCTAATATAATTTATGTGATTAACCTATTGAGTGGAATAATCTCTATACTCTAAGGTCGTTTCcatgttaagatgagataagattatataaaaaaattatgaatagtagtaaaatagtttataaataatagtgaagcggtttgagttaaaatattttatgggattttgaggaaatagagaaaaaaaaattaaattaaaatattataaaattggaatattgttagaatataatttcttaatattatttttattttaaaatttaaaaaaattgaaattattttttatattttgtttggaagtttaaaaaaatcataatgattaaataaaaaattaaaaattaaaaattaaaaaatatttatattataatatttaaatattgagataagatagaATGAGAGAATAACATTTGCAATTGAGAAAATCTTCACACAGGTATGACCGATGTACTCCAAACAACGGCATCTAATGCTAGCCTGTCACGTAGAGTCCACATCCTTCTAATGGTGGACTgctgataggaaccaaggtgggcctactcttaaagatcctttgcaagtttcagatgggccaattacaagatcaagggccaagaagatcaaggaagcaatgcaaggattggtgcaatccacttgggatgaagccagcaagagcccaacactgaagatgggtctgaaagaagaagaaccagctttaatccactttattcaagctgtggaagactgacttagagatacggcctattgttattggaggcttccaatttggttaaatgatttattttattagtttagaataagtgggcttaaagatgcttggctcacatgtcttatttcttttgaactatgtttttgagaaggccttgtattttggccaagggcttatttggaaagttaaattttaggaactagggtttcatcaatttattgcaggggttactgtagccgcacgTACTGTAgtcggtactgttcatcaagagtaattttgggtaaaaatgactttattttggctagggttttgattaggtttggctttaaaaactctttgtagcctcatttgagagtttagacattattgaattttatttgtgagttgagttttctcctcttgttcttgattgaactcttgaacttatcaaaggtaaatcataatcaacttatcaaaggtaaatcacaacctttgtggcattcctcatttataatctgggttcttgagacgagttcttcaatgggtctagattttaatataatctaggttcttgaaacgaattctcatcgggtctagattctctatccttgaccttgatttttgactttcttggggagttttcaaattgattatgggttcaagggaattcattcctaCGAGTTCATATCAACTGCAttgtagaggaaaaaaaaaattatgctcctcctctctctctctctctctctctcaagaaaccCTTTGAGATCTAGAGTCTACCATCACTCCCCAGTCCTccttcccccctctctctctccttcccaagAAACTCTTCGAGATCCAGAGGCCATCGAAACCCACTCCCTCTCTCGATCTCTTGTCCCTTTCTCCCTCCTCCATGTGTCTCATAAACcctccctccccctctctctctctctctctctctgagccAGGCATAACATCTCCACCATAACCCCCTCCCTCCCTCGACTCCTCCATTGAAACCCCCCGAAACCCCCCCTCAATCGATGATTGGATTGCATCCAAGACTCATAACTTTCTGATTTTACAGTCTAATGCTTACAAAAAAAAGTCACAAAGAAGCAATATCAGCTACTAGGAATCTAACAACAGAGCGCATTAGATTATAATCCCTCAATGGGAATCACAAAGACTCAGCTACTAAATCACAAAGAACCCCCTTGGACTTTCCATTTATTCTAGTTTATTGTGCTGTTGAATGGATAGCAAAAGACCAAGCTTCTCTTGATTGGTGCTATATTATCAAAACTGAtcatgcttataaaaaaaaatcccgataACTAATGGACATCTGGGAACtaattttggtatttgaaaaataagGTTGGAGGTTTTTTCTTGCAACATCAGTTTCTAGCACAATGGAATGAATCTGTAGGAATGGGCAGCAGTGCGATGGTTCGTGCAACTACGGTGGGGTGCGCCGGTCTGGTTTGGAGCTCATCCACAGGGACTGGAGGTCGTACGGCGTGCAATGAGCTTTGGTGCGAAGGAATTTTCTGTCGAAATGGTTCGCAGGAATTTTCCTTTCTGTCGAAGTGGGTTCttagagatttttattttgcgCTATGGTGCGATGTGGTTCAACAACTTTCTATGTGCTTAGATAACATGTCACCTCCTTATTGGCTGTCAATAAAGTCATTACATAGGATGTGCTGTTCTAAAAAAGAATTGTTTACAATTCAAACGGGGCGGAGCAATGTTTCATGTCCTTTTACATGTttaggagaaaagaaaaaaaaatcaataatcaaGAAATcgttataataataaataaataaaaaaaaggactcCAAGGCTGTGCCTACTGCCTAGGAACAAACTACAATCATGCAATGGGCATGCTACAAAAGTCACCGAttcatattttagtttttttattatattttttttacttaattgttaataaagtattatttataaaaaaaaagtttaaaaaaatattaagagtataaaaaatatataaagaaatgatgaaaaataattcatttaaccTTATCGGTGACCACTCTTGTGCTACACCGACGCatgactttatttatttttcttttttttttttcaaagaatattGAAATGACTTTTCACTATTGTAACATATTGTTCTACTTCTTCACATCATGTAGTATGTGAAACGACTgaccatatattaatatattggtgatgtcaagttttttttttttaccatattACTGTGAATTTATTGTCATAATGACTGATATGATCAAAGAAGTTTAAAGTCAAGACTAAAAAGCTTGAAATTAGAATATATAGACTAATCTATTGCAATGGCAAGCCATATGAACTATtgatggaaatatttttaaaataattaattatatattatatttattaacaatatttttagcttaattttaaaatttgtgaattattttaaaatgatatgagatatgaaaaatttatgagaattataataattttggtCTATATATACAACATAAGTCACTCGTAGGCGTAGTGGTATTTATGGTTTTGGTTTACCTAGAAGACTTGGAGTTTGAGTCAACCCCATGCCAAGATgggtttttcaattatttatggAAAGGAGCCTCATCCCTCAAAGGGTGTGTTTGCATGCGGAGCTCAAGTCACCCCCATGTCTAgatgggttttaaaattatttatggagAGGAGctttagagcactctcaatggtTTATGtatcttatcctttaaaatacatcatcaaaatttactttttctattttatatactaacttttacaatatatcatacatcagtttatctattttttctttatattatattatttaatagtttgttGGAAAAAAAGTACAAAGAGATGGAAGCTATTATGAGAGATAAAGTACATGaaaagacaataaataaataaaatatttttacatttatgaaCAGTTCACTCTACATTTAACTGAACACtgtaataaaatgtaaaatatatttgaaaataaaggaTCCGTTGGAGGTAGTTTCAAGCTACTTTTCTTTAAATGTTACATAAAAATGGGTTTTACAAAACCCATTGTGAGTGCTCTTAGCACTCAAAGGGTGTGCTTGCGCGAAGTGCTACGTTCAACGAATGGGCAAGCAAAGGGAGGCGCGCTAGGTGCTGCAATGCTTGGGAaaataaggaaataaaatttcCAAAGCGCGCACCTCGTGACTCGAATTAGTGCCAACCAGTTGAAGGGGAAGCAAGGCAACCTTTAGATTAAGTCCAATTGTTTTGTCATATGGTAACgcacacaatatatatttattccgaataatttttagtttttgttcaCAACTTTTGGCCATCTATAAATAGACTCATTGGCCTGCCAATTGAGTATCCCAGAATTCAATtttgaattctctctctctctcccaagtttttcacttcttcaaaacttgttaaaATCTGTTTGTTTTCGAaagaatatatttctaatttattagctgaatagcaaaatctgagTGTATTTAGAatctaatttcgtgtgtgcataacgcaATTAGACAAACAGATTTGCTCTGGACTTCATTGTACCTTGGAGGTAAATTCGCTTATAACTTGTGTGCATACCGTTACTAGTGAGGGTGAATATTGTCTTAACAAAAGCGATATTGTAACGCATCTTGAAGGAAATTTTTCTCTCacaatgttttattttgtaaacCCTTTGAACCAAGaatcttaagacaatatttgatTACTAATGACACAAAGTTTGAGAGAGTTTGCTGCAGATTTTGTTAAACTCGAACGTTTTGATAGAGTCAATTTTCGGCGTTGGCAAAAGAATATGTACTTCCTCCTGACTAGTCTTCAAGTGGTGTATGTTCTAAAAACGGTGGGCGGTAAGCCCAGCGGTGAAGACGGGGGAGGCATAGTAGCTTAAGGAAAATCGGTTCTGAATGGTCAGATACTTCTCCCAGAAGGAAAGGAAGGAAAGAACTCTCTATATATTAGTCACCCTCTTTCCCATTGAATTCCAACCAGCCACGTATTCTATCACTCTGAGCTGCTTTTATTCTCATTGCTTTCACGAGAACTGAGAAGTGGAAGAAATGGCGGACGGTGAAGCAAGCGTCACCGAGACAACCAACGGCGGTCCTCACGACTTTCGCTCGCTCCTCTCGGGAGAAGATAGGGACTTTCTTGTCCGCAACAACGGGGATCAGGTATTTGATTTAATAGGCTTTTCTTGTAGGTTTTCGTGTTTCTCGGGAAATCAGCTGAAAAACAAGAAATAGAGGCTCGGGTTTTGTAATTTTGgctgttatttttatttggtttctgttttaagtatattgagCTGATAATTAGTTAATCCGCTTGAGTACAAggtgtttttttcttcatacgCCTCGATACCTCGGTGCGTGCCGTTTATAATATTAGTAGGCACTAGGCAGTGGTTTCGTTTTCCGTTTGGACAGTACTTTAGAAACTTGGATAATTTCTAATTCTAATCACTCTTCAATGACATTTagccaatctttatatattagAAAGAAAACTCGAGTTGAGGAGCCGAAACTTCGATCACGGCCAACTCATGGATTTCTGTTCTGAAGACGTTGAGATCTATTGACCCCCTGTATTTTATGATGCTTAGCTTTGTatattaaatggaaaaaaaacaaatcatgctGAGGAGCAGGAATTTCAACTCATGGATTTATGTTATGAAGACCTTGAGATCCATAGGCCCAGTATTTTGTGACGCTTtctatatgttttttgtttggatttttctttgtGGGGAGGGGTTGGGGGTTTGTTTAGTTGCAAGTATCTCGGATTATGCTACAGTGCTCAATAAAACTGATGATGTATTTAGGGGAAGATGATTTTTCCATTAACAACGAGATTCAGTTAACAAGTGAAACTTCTggagaaaattaaaattcagGCACTTATTCATTTGATACATGTTGTTCCTGTAGATCTCCGGTCCACATAACTTTCTCATGATCATATTTGAAAAGACCGGCTAGAAGTTTGATAAGTTTACAGGAAAAGCAAATTTAACGAATGGCGATTGCATATTGGCACCTTTGGAATTTTCTGTTAACAGTTGTCTGTTTATCGGTAAGCAGAAGGACCTGTTTTCCCAACATTCTTTAACAAGTAAAAGGGGAAACAAGGTGAAGAAATGCCTGTTtctttgtgaataataatatcatttggCATCTATTATTTTATCGAGATCAATGATAGAGTAAGCCTCGTAAATGTTGTTTAATGAATACCGATAAGAATTATTGAGTTGTTAACAACATTGTTCCGGTAGATATGAAATTGGCCTTCCGGTTGGATGAACAGTTCCTCCATTGACTGGAAGTCAACAGTTGTCTGTTATGAATGTTATGGGGATGCGTTAAGGGAGAATCACTTTGAATTGTGAATTACAGGTTAGAATTGACAGCTTGGAGGGGAAGAAGCTTGGGCTTTATTTTTCCGCATCATGGTGTGGCCCATGTCGGCGATTCACCCCAAGTTTTGTCGAGGTGTACAACGAACTCTCTCCAAAAGGTGATTTTGAGGTCATTTTTGTTTCTGCTGATGAAGATGAGGAGTCCTTCAAAGATTACTTCTCCAAGATGCCATGGCTTGCAATCCCATTTTCTGATTCAGGCAAACGTGATCACTTGGATGGATTGTTCAAGGTTCAGGGGATACCCCACCTTGTACTCATTGATGAAGATGGGAAAGTTGTGAGTGACAATGGAGTCGAGATCATTCAAGAATATGGAGTTGAAGGATACCCTTTTACACAAGAAAAGATCAAAGAATTGAAAGATCAAGAGGAAGCCGCCAGGAAGAATCAATCTTTGAGATCTATCTTGG includes these proteins:
- the LOC109010122 gene encoding probable nucleoredoxin 1, with protein sequence MANVEVDCDSHDLISLLSFEERDFLVRNNGDQLKISNLSGKTVGLYFSGSWCGPCCHFTPTLVEVYEELLPKGDFEVVFISSDINDESFNGYFAKMPWLAVPFTDSETQKRLKNLFKVRGIPHLVILDPNGKVLTNDGCGIVREYGVDGYPFTSEKIQFLKDEEEAARKNQSLSSVLISGSRDYLESNDGNKIAVPELEGKTVGLYFSIQARGAGLEFTPKLIEVYKKLKERGENFEIVLIPLDYEDEHFKEGFKTMPWLTVPFKDKTCEKLRRYFELKTLPTVVIIGPDGKTVHPNVAELIEEHGIEAYPFTPGKVAELAEIEKARSESQTLESVLVLGESDFVIDKSGSKVPVSELVGKNILLYFSALWCPPCRAFMPKLIEVYHEIKAKYKAFEIIFISSDRDQSSFDEFFGGMPWLALPFGDERKKFLSRKFKIQGIPAAVVIGQSGRLVTKEARQLITAYGADAYPFTEERMKHFEEMAKGWPEKLKHELHSEHELTKTRRNSYGCDGCGEMGNGFSFCCKQCDFDLHPKCALKKDEGTKDGEKAKDGVICDGEVCRKA